One region of Mycteria americana isolate JAX WOST 10 ecotype Jacksonville Zoo and Gardens chromosome 17, USCA_MyAme_1.0, whole genome shotgun sequence genomic DNA includes:
- the MRPL41 gene encoding large ribosomal subunit protein mL41 produces MGLLTELARGLVRGADRMSPFTSKRGPRSYNKGRGAKKLGVLTSNKKFILIKEMVPQFVVPDLEGFKLKPYVSYRAPEGSEPPMTAKLLFTEVVAPRIEKDVKAGTFDPSNLEKYGFEPTQEGKLFQLFPKNYVR; encoded by the coding sequence ATGGGGCTGCTGACTGAGCTGGCCCGCGGGCTGGTGCGGGGCGCCGACCGCATGTCCCCGTTCACCAGCAAGCGCGGCCCGCGGAGCTACAACAAGGGCCGAGGGGCCAAGAAGCTGGGCGTGCTCACCTCCAACAAGAAGTTCATCCTCATCAAGGAGATGGTGCCCCAGTTCGTCGTCCCCGACCTGGAGGGCTTCAAGCTCAAGCCCTACGTCTCGTACCGCGCCCCCGAGGGCTCCGAGCCGCCCATGACGGCCAAGCTGCTCTTCACCGAGGTGGTGGCTCCCCGCATCGAGAAGGACGTGAAGGCAGGCACTTTTGACCCCAGCAACCTAGAGAAGTACGGCTTCGAGCCGACGCAGGAGGGCAAGCTCTTCCAGCTCTTCCCCAAGAACTACGTGCGGTAG